Proteins from a single region of Methanothrix sp.:
- a CDS encoding IMP cyclohydrolase, translating into MYVGRIVAVGISGDGVWVGYRVSSRSFPNRRATASGSSIFVHPLDPADLLKNPYITYPCIRASNDFAVVSNGDHTDMIFDRIEDGSRPLDAVALSLVAYGYERDDLRTPRIAGVVSDRRAVLGIAAHDELHVREFELQDGDAWMVATYEKTGFEPVFMEGSSASSIARSLFGLPFERPVCSAAAFRRGDGFELAVYNPR; encoded by the coding sequence GTGTACGTCGGAAGAATAGTCGCTGTTGGCATCTCCGGTGATGGTGTCTGGGTGGGCTACAGGGTCTCATCCAGATCCTTCCCGAACCGCAGGGCAACAGCATCCGGATCCTCGATATTCGTCCATCCTCTGGACCCAGCTGATCTCCTGAAGAACCCCTACATAACATACCCATGCATAAGAGCCTCGAATGATTTCGCGGTCGTATCCAACGGAGACCACACGGACATGATATTCGACCGGATCGAGGACGGATCAAGACCTCTGGACGCAGTGGCCCTGAGCCTCGTGGCCTACGGTTACGAGAGGGACGATCTCAGGACGCCGAGAATCGCCGGCGTAGTCTCGGATCGGCGCGCCGTGCTGGGGATTGCGGCTCACGATGAGCTTCACGTCAGGGAGTTCGAGCTCCAGGATGGAGACGCCTGGATGGTGGCGACGTATGAGAAGACCGGATTCGAGCCCGTCTTCATGGAGGGGTCAAGCGCATCCAGCATAGCGAGATCCCTCTTCGGCCTCCCATTCGAGCGCCCCGTATGCTCTGCAGCTGCGTTCAGGAGAGGAGACGGATTTGAGCTTGCTGTGTACAATCCAAGGTGA
- a CDS encoding thiamine pyrophosphate-dependent enzyme encodes MEKFLAPGHRACAGCSMPTVINLVLDAAGPNTIVATPTGCIEVTTTPYPESAWRVPWIHSLFENAAAVASGIEAALKHFGKNHNVFVIAGDGSTLDIGMGCISGMFDRGHNVKYVCYDNEAYMNTGVQRSSSTPPCTSTTTTPSGKISFGNPRPKKDMPAIAVAHRVPYVATASVAYPVDLRRKVKRAISIPGPAYIQVNAPCITGWSFEAGTTVEIARLAVETCLWPLYEYVNGELVGVKKIHVKRPVEDYLKAQGRYRHLFRMKGGEEMIRVLQQMADDNARKFGLLYEGDLTCTSEE; translated from the coding sequence ATGGAGAAGTTTCTCGCACCCGGGCACAGGGCATGTGCAGGATGCTCAATGCCGACTGTGATCAATCTGGTCCTTGATGCTGCCGGACCCAACACAATAGTCGCAACACCCACAGGATGCATCGAGGTGACGACAACACCTTATCCCGAGAGCGCCTGGAGGGTTCCGTGGATCCACTCGCTCTTCGAGAATGCTGCAGCTGTCGCCTCAGGCATAGAGGCTGCCCTCAAGCACTTCGGGAAAAACCATAACGTGTTCGTAATAGCAGGCGACGGCAGCACCCTGGATATAGGCATGGGCTGCATATCCGGCATGTTCGATCGCGGGCACAATGTGAAGTATGTTTGCTACGACAACGAGGCCTACATGAACACGGGCGTCCAGAGGAGCAGTTCTACACCCCCCTGCACATCAACGACGACCACGCCATCAGGAAAGATCAGCTTCGGAAATCCGAGGCCGAAGAAGGACATGCCTGCAATCGCGGTTGCACACAGAGTCCCGTATGTCGCAACAGCATCAGTCGCCTATCCTGTGGACCTCAGGCGGAAGGTGAAGAGGGCCATATCGATACCCGGGCCCGCATACATACAGGTCAACGCGCCGTGCATCACAGGCTGGTCATTCGAGGCCGGAACCACTGTGGAGATAGCGCGGCTCGCGGTCGAGACCTGCCTCTGGCCTCTCTACGAGTACGTCAACGGAGAGCTGGTCGGCGTCAAGAAGATCCACGTCAAGAGGCCTGTTGAGGATTACCTCAAGGCGCAGGGGAGGTACAGACACCTCTTCCGCATGAAGGGCGGAGAGGAGATGATCCGGGTTCTCCAGCAGATGGCCGATGACAACGCCCGGAAGTTCGGGCTTCTGTATGAGGGAGATCTCACGTGTACGTCGGAAGAATAG
- a CDS encoding 4Fe-4S binding protein — translation MKITVAALTEPGSTVVNKTGGWRTFVPVVNHKRCIKCSLCEIYCPEGCIRQIDGLFVPDLDYCKGCGVCAHECPRKAIEMVLEEK, via the coding sequence ATGAAGATCACAGTTGCAGCTCTGACAGAGCCAGGCAGCACTGTTGTTAACAAGACCGGAGGGTGGAGAACCTTCGTTCCGGTTGTGAATCACAAGAGGTGCATAAAGTGCAGCCTCTGCGAGATATACTGCCCTGAGGGCTGTATACGACAGATCGATGGATTGTTCGTTCCGGATCTGGACTACTGCAAGGGATGCGGGGTCTGCGCTCACGAGTGTCCAAGAAAGGCGATAGAGATGGTCCTGGAGGAGAAATGA
- the porA gene encoding pyruvate synthase subunit PorA produces MKMIAKEELSLKERMARMKVVEGSYAVAHAVKCCSPDVISAYPITPQTHIVEHLSQFVADGELDSEFLTVDSEFSAMSSLVGASAAGARCYSSTTSQGLALMWEVLYNASGMRLPIVMTVANRALSAPLNIWNDQQDSVGARDSGWIQLYAEDVQEAADAIPQAYKIAEDPEILTPVMVCMDGFILTHVYEPVELLSQEEVDRFLPPYRPKHILDPENPKTFGAFADPSYFTELRYMQWDAHRRALKKIEAVAVEFAEQFGRWYGGLIDTYHAEDAEVMIVTMGSVIGTIKDCIDDMRSEGLKVGLVKIRSYRPFPTEALRKALKDAEVIAVIEKDVTVGNEGALLTDLKAALYNTPTRIPVIGFPAGLGGRDITIRDIRRVVDKAIAARDRGIEAEMEFLSLREDLL; encoded by the coding sequence ATGAAGATGATCGCTAAAGAGGAGCTGAGCCTGAAGGAGAGAATGGCCAGGATGAAGGTCGTCGAGGGCTCATATGCAGTTGCACATGCTGTGAAGTGCTGCTCTCCCGATGTCATATCCGCATACCCCATAACACCTCAGACCCACATAGTCGAGCACCTCTCGCAGTTTGTCGCAGACGGCGAGCTCGACTCTGAGTTTCTCACAGTTGATTCTGAGTTCTCAGCGATGTCATCGCTCGTGGGGGCGAGCGCTGCAGGAGCGAGATGCTACTCATCGACCACAAGCCAGGGGCTTGCCCTGATGTGGGAGGTGCTTTACAACGCCTCCGGCATGAGGCTGCCGATAGTGATGACCGTGGCAAACAGGGCGCTCAGCGCGCCCCTGAACATATGGAACGATCAGCAGGACAGCGTAGGCGCCCGGGACTCGGGCTGGATCCAGCTCTATGCAGAGGATGTGCAGGAGGCTGCTGATGCGATACCACAGGCATACAAGATCGCAGAGGATCCCGAGATCCTGACGCCTGTGATGGTCTGCATGGACGGGTTCATACTCACCCACGTATACGAGCCTGTGGAGCTTCTGAGCCAGGAGGAGGTGGATAGGTTCCTCCCGCCGTACAGGCCAAAGCACATCCTGGATCCTGAGAATCCTAAGACATTCGGAGCTTTTGCAGATCCATCATACTTCACAGAGCTGAGATACATGCAGTGGGATGCCCACAGGCGTGCTCTCAAGAAGATAGAGGCAGTCGCAGTGGAGTTCGCAGAGCAGTTCGGGCGCTGGTATGGGGGGCTGATAGACACCTATCATGCGGAAGATGCTGAGGTGATGATTGTAACTATGGGCTCTGTCATCGGAACCATCAAGGACTGCATAGATGATATGCGCAGCGAGGGGCTGAAGGTGGGTCTTGTGAAGATCAGGAGCTACAGACCATTCCCGACCGAGGCTCTGAGAAAGGCGCTGAAGGATGCTGAGGTCATCGCTGTCATTGAGAAGGATGTCACGGTCGGAAATGAGGGCGCGCTTCTCACGGACCTGAAGGCTGCGCTTTACAACACCCCAACAAGGATCCCAGTGATAGGGTTCCCCGCAGGCCTCGGAGGCAGGGATATAACGATCAGGGACATCCGCAGGGTCGTCGATAAGGCGATCGCAGCGCGTGACAGGGGAATTGAGGCGGAGATGGAGTTTCTCAGTCTTAGAGAGGATCTGCTTTAG
- a CDS encoding pyruvate ferredoxin oxidoreductase subunit gamma has product MKEIRFHGRGGQGAVTAAEMIAIAAFEDGRFSQAFPAFGVERRGAPVLAFARINDKPIRMRSQVYEPDYVIVQDVTLLDVVNVTGGLKPDGKIIINSDKDASAIKLNTEAEVVTIDATRIAIETLGRPIVNTTMLGAFCGATGEVKLESLEKSILTRFSGSLGEKNIRAIRTAYERVAR; this is encoded by the coding sequence GTGAAGGAGATAAGGTTCCACGGGCGAGGAGGGCAGGGGGCGGTCACCGCTGCGGAGATGATCGCCATCGCAGCCTTCGAGGACGGAAGGTTCTCCCAGGCTTTTCCCGCCTTCGGGGTGGAGCGCAGAGGCGCCCCTGTGTTGGCTTTCGCCAGGATCAATGATAAACCGATACGCATGAGAAGCCAGGTCTACGAGCCGGATTATGTCATCGTGCAGGATGTCACACTGCTCGATGTCGTCAATGTGACGGGCGGATTAAAGCCGGACGGGAAGATAATAATAAATAGTGATAAAGATGCCTCTGCGATCAAGCTGAACACAGAGGCTGAGGTGGTGACGATAGACGCGACCAGAATCGCCATTGAGACCCTCGGGAGGCCGATAGTCAACACAACAATGCTCGGCGCGTTCTGCGGGGCGACAGGAGAGGTGAAACTGGAGAGCCTTGAGAAATCGATTCTCACAAGATTCTCGGGCAGCCTGGGGGAGAAGAACATCCGCGCCATAAGAACAGCCTATGAGAGGGTTGCCAGATGA